GAGTACCATTTCTTCTGGACCGCGCACATTGTCCTTTCGCGCAACCAGATGCACCTCGTATCTAAACTCTATGACTACCAACGGTGGAAAGCCCTAGTAATTCCCACTTTGGTCTATGCCGTGGCCGATGCGGTGATGATATATGCGCCAGCTCTATTCAATAGCGACCTCGCCCCTTCGGACGAGGAAGTCACGATGGTGGAAATGTCGTACCTTGTGGCATCTGATATCCTGGTAGCTGGGTGCATGCTATTTGACCAATTATTCCTCCTTCTTCCCTCTTACGTAGTGTTAATACTGGTCCAGACGAGTCTTCTGCCGCCCGCCTGCAAGACGCTAGTCTCAATGCCGACACAGCAGCAGTGGGGTAGACAGGTGAAGGAGATCTTTGAGGCTAACGGAGGTCCGCTTCGAGCACAGGAGGCGGGCGCGGATGGTAGGGGTGGCACAGGTGCTCTGGTGTCTGCAACTGCATGGAAAGATGTGTTTTTGTTTGTTTGGGGTTGCCACGTTGGTGCATTGCACGATCTACTTGCTCTAGAAGGGAATGCCAGCGTCGCTGACTACACCTTCATGCCTGGTTTCTCGATGCGAATTGGTCTTGTGGATCAACTAGGTCGTGGGTTTAGTTATGGAGAGGGGGAGGATGACAAGGGGAATTATCAGTATGGCAGCCAGGTTTCTCCGAGATAGCTTCCACTGTCTTAAAAGACCAACCAAAAGACGATCAAAGGCCACCAACACTGCGGACTATTCTTGTTGTACTGATAAATAATCCTCCCTAGTAATTGAGATCAACTACGTTCAACATCCATAAACTAATGCAGAACCCAACTTTCCGTCCGACTATCGACCGTCTCTTCTCAAGCGTCTTTCACCGAGTGCGAACCACCTTTATCTTCTCCCTCGGTGTCAATCCCGCCACAATCACTTCACTTCTGCCGCTGACTGAATGACCCCGCGCATCACGACTAATCTGCTCAATTCTAACCCGACGTCTTTCCCAGCTTTGTATAACCTACACCTTTCATAATCTACTGTGCTTCTCGAACACTCTTTGACAGAGCCCTGATTGGCATGAATTTGAGCAAGACAGAGTCATACCTCTAACATAGACGTTGTCAGAAGAACAATCTTTGGTAAGTTCGAGGATACTCATAAGCTGTTCCATGAACATTTTCGCAATCAGGACTTGATGATAACCTAGTTCTCGCCTGTTGGCAATTGGTTCCTtaccctcaaaagggaaGGCTGCAGAAATCCTATCAAATTGCTACCAGCAAGCTCCCAATTTACATGACATTCCCAAAGTGCGTGAGCCCGTCCAATGCAATCGGCGAGCACCACGTATCCCAGTTCTCGCGCGGCACATTTCCAGGCAGAAAGAGGTCCGCTGGGTCCCCTTCGGTCGTATGGGCATGATCGATTCTGTAGCCCAGCTTGCGATGTCGCCAGCGTACAATCTCGGGAACTTTGTCTGCTTCTTCCAACTCTGTGGTGCAGGAGGAGATGTCATGTATTCGTACATGGTGGCGTGAAGGTTGCGGTGCAGGTCTGTCTTGTTCCGATTGCGGATGTCTAGTTGCGGGATTAGGGGCTCGCTGTATGGGGCTGTTGCAGGGAAGAGATTGTCGGCCAATCTGATGTTGTAGTTAGTGTTGCGGGGAAATGAATCGATAGCTACATAAGTATATAGGTGTATTGGACTATTTCATGGACTATTTCATGATTGGAAGTACAAGGCTATTTGATGCAGAGAAGACCAAGCTCGGTCAACTGAGAAGAGTGTGAGGAGAGCCACTTGTCCGAGGCTGAAGTGCTGGTCTGCTTTTTGTGTTTGATGGAGGGGAGTTTTGCATTTCTGTCGTTATTTTTTGGGTATATGGTATTAGAGTCCGAGTTGATTGGTCCTTGTCTTTGTTTAGGGCACTCATGTCTGCGTGCCCTGCGTTTCCTCGAATCGGCAAACGGCTTTCTTCATCGCCCACAAATGCTCCTTGACATCCTGGCAGTTCCACCGCTTCTTCGATTTGGGTTCCAACATTCTTTTGATACATGTCATGAGATAATCCGCAACTGATGTTCCATTGTCCAGCACAGTCGAGCCATGATCGATCTTGGCGGCGAAGTCCGCAGGGAAAATGGTGCGCTCAGCTGGATCCTGGCCTGACCCGCGAGTCAGATCACTCAAGACAAATTGTCTCTCCATCTTCGTATTTAAACGATAGATAGTCTCGAAAAGAATGACGCCAAGCGCGTAAACATCGAGCTTTTCGTCGATCTTGTATTCGTCAAAGTAATCCACTGATGAGCTCGGGTCGCTTGGAGACGCAGACAGATTGGCTGGAGGACGATAGAACTCGGTTCCAACTACCCGCTGTATTTTTGGCCCCTCTCGATATGGTGTCACAGTGCCCTGAGAAGGCTTGTTGATGTGAGAAATGTCGGCCACGAGACCAAAATCTCCAATGCGAGGACAGCAGAACTGGGTGGGAGAAGCTTCACTGGAGCTGCAAGTATTGCATGTGCCTGTTGTGCTGCTATCTGGTGCAGAAAGGAAGATATTTGCAGGCTTCAAGTCACGATGCACGATTCCTTTTGAGTGCAGGTACTCTACACCCGAAACAATGTCCATCACGAGATTCAGCGAGGGCAGTAAGTGGAAGCAGTGGCGTCTGGCGAGTGAAAGTTCATCGTACTTCGGAGCGGCTTGAGGGTTTAGGTATGCGCCGAGTGAAATAGGATGGAGTGACATTTGGATGTGAAGAATAACCGCGGGGGGTTGCTGACCGGGCCGGTAACGGGGTTGAACTTGAAGCTTAGACTGATCTTGGCTCAAACCATCAGTAAAGATGTCGTCGGTTTCTCCGAAAGTAGATGTTTGTCCAACAGAAGTGTTCCCATGGAAGGTACGGGGAATGGATTCAAtttcatcatcttcctcatGCAATCCCTTTCGGGAGCTTTTCTTGGACTGATTGGACGAGGCTGTCCCGTGGCTATCCCAGCGATGAACGCTCTCGGTAAAGCTATGATCTTCAGGCAGAGAACTTGACTCGGACTCGAGCTTTGAATTTTCTGAATATCCGAAGACAATCCCCATGCTCGATTCGTTTGGGCTATCTGGAGATGACAAATTGTTTTGCGAGTTTTCAAAAGCTGCGTGAGAAGGGTGGTATTCGGCTGAAGGCGGGTGAGAGTGATGAGCCTGCTCGACCCATGCCCCATAGTATCGAACAATATTTGGATGCTCAAGGCGGGCAAGCGTTCGAATTTCCTTCATGATAACCTCGAGCTGATTTTGACCTCCAAATTGCAGTTGCTCAAGTCGCCTTTGGCTGAGAGGAATTTTCTTAACGGCATAGTCTTGTCCATCGATATGGTTTGTAACGTGGTACACTTCGCCGAAGGACCCGCGGCCCAAGATCTTGAGTTCCTGGAATTCGACggaatatcttgacagctgGTTGTATGGCGGGGCTGTTGGAGAATGGAAAAGAGGAACCCCTACAGGCGAACTGCCAAACAAAGGTATTGAAGGGTTGGGGAAGTTCATTGGCTCATTGGGAACGGTTGGAAGGAAATCCACCTTTTTAGAAGGAGGTAGCTGTTTCCTAAATGATGAAGCTGGTTCGGTGTTCCGCCGGAACAGAGTAGGACTTTCCACATCTTCAACGCTGGGTCTCCTTGTAGAAGGCTTTGTAATTAAGGCGCGGTCCTCGCCGGAGCTAATTTTCGAAAATCGTGCACCAGGTTCATGGAAATTCATCTCCTCGAGGGCAGATATACTAAGCAAGTCGAGGTTATCCCGATAATTCTGCCTACTTGGCCCCATTTCCTCTTTGTCAATGCCATCGGCCAAGATACCGTGAGTCGACAGGAACTGAGATTTGAATTTGTAGAGTTTCTTGCCAAGATACTGAGCCTCAGGGCTGTGTCGACTGAACGGTTTATTAGAGCCGCGTTGGGCATTGAGAATATCTGCTGCTCGACTCTGACAGTAAAATTCCAAGAGGGCGGCTGTCATCACAGTCGCATGTTGATCAGCATTTACACCTGCCAGATCTTGTGGTAATGTTGATCTATCGCCGAAGGAGATCGAAGAGTCTGCATCTGCAGAACCCGAGTCTTTCGGAACTTGCTTGGTTTGGTCCTTCTTCGAGCCGCGGGATTGATTCTCTGGAGGATGTCGAGGAGTAGATGAACCACGTTCCTGAATTTGACTTGCCTCTGAACCTGAGTCAGAATCTGAGTCCGATGATATTTCTGCTGCTGATCGGAACATCGACATATTGATTCACTTTCATTCCAATAGCACTTCCAATGACGACTTGAATTAGTGCTGTGTCAGCGCCATTGGCGATTAAAGGCGAAATACAAAGTCAAatttgaagagaagaagaagaagaagatgggaAAGAAACTCGCGGCCAAAAGTCGATATAAACCGCGCTGTCTTGCGGAGCCTTGGGCTGATTGTTGCCCCGCAGTATAAATAAGAGAGCCCTTTAATCAAGGGCAATGATGCAAAACCGAAAAAGGAGTAAAGTGAATAGGGGCCAGATACCCCTTGGACGGAGATGCCACGTTGGAATTGAGATCAAAAAGATGTAAACATGTCACAGAAGCCTAGCGGGGCGATGATTATCTCAAGCTTCCATCGGGTTCTACTAGAACGTCTCTGGAAAGGGCGTATGGTATACGGATCTTGGCGGAAGATTCGAAGGTTTCTGAGGATAGAAGATCAAACCATTCGTTCAGGAAATTCCGTAAACATATGCAATGAAGAAGTAGACAAACACTTGGCCTTGAGATAGAGTCATTCGATGCCAAGCCCAGGGAGGCGAGTTATCCGTTGTCGAACCCGTGGACTTGGCGGGCCTCAAAGGTGCAGTTATGGTAAAAGATCATGCCTATTTACCCAATGTTACTATTCACATATACACCCTTTATTTAAATTAAAATGCAAGGCTGCTACCTGACATGCGAAGccacgaaaagaaaaaacccAGAGCTAAATGTGGCCTCGACCTTGTGACCAATCAGACCCCCGAATTTGGTTTCAATTTAACTTATCTTATCGCACGTGACTCTCACGCGTAAACGTCACGTCGAAAGCGCGACGGCGCGACTCTCACTAGGAGTTGCCCGCTCAGCACATTCTCAATTTTACGAGTTCACCCTCATTCCATATCGTTTCCACCACGAACTCGGACTGTGACTCTGTGAACCTCAGCTTCGGAGTCGCCGTCATGCCGGAAGCTATTTTCCCTCCCCAGAAGCGGGTGCTAGGCGACGCGGCTAATAATTCCAACGGTATCTTGAAATCTGCGAGTGCCATCAAAAAGCGGAGACTCGACAACGAACATTCTGTGCAGTTTACGCCATCCTCACAGATTGCTCGGCGAAAGATTGGCTCGACTCAACCGCAGAAGAGTCAATTCGAAGAGGAGGTGCTCGAAAAGTTGACGCAGGATATCGGCGACTTGAAGGAGAATAACTCAGAGAAGGACCAGCAATGGGAGCGCCCTCCGCTTGGCGAATTTGATGAAACCAAGGAAACCATCTGTTTTCAACAGATTGATGCGGAAGAAGCAATGCTCATGGGAAAGCCGGCCATTCGGCTTTTCGGTGTCACCGAGGTAAATGTCCTTGCCATTCGCTGGCTTTTCGTATCTAACAACCTTAATAGGCCGGACAATCGGTCTGCCTCCATGTCACTGGTTTTGAACATTACCTTTACATCGCCGCTCCTGTAAGCTTCACCAAAGCGGATTGCGACCCTTACAAACATTTCCTAGAGCAAAAGCTAGGCCAGAGCTTTACCGCAATCTCCTCCGTGCAGCTCACAATGCGCGAGAACATCTATGGATtccaaggaaatcaaaagaGCTATTATATAAAGATCACGGTTACTGAGCCAAAATTGGCTGCTCGATTGCGAAGTGCGTTAGAGACTGGGAGTGGAAGCATGAACTACAAGGGCATGTGGAGCGGTGCAGATGGAATCCTCACATTTGACAACATTCAATACCTTCTAAGATTTATGATCGACACCGGGCTGGCTGGAATGGCTTGGGTCGAGGCAATGGCTGGTAAATATCGTCTTCTTGGACAGAGTCAACGACTGTCCAACTGCCAAATCGAAGCTTGTGTGGACTACACCAACATGGTAGCCCATCCACCAAATGGGGAATGGGCTAAAATGGCACCTCTTCGCGTTCTCTCCTTTGATATTGAGTGTGCAGGACGGAAAGGTATCTTCCCGGAGCCCAACATGGACCCAGTGATCCAGATCGCCAACGTTGTTACTCGATACGGAGAGACAAAACCATTCATCAGAAACGTCTTTGTACTCGATACCTGCAGTCTGATTGTCAATACCCAAATTCTGGAATttgaaaaggaagagaagatgcTCAACGCCTGGCGCGATTTTGTGGAAAAAGTCGACCCTGACGTTATTATCGGATACAATATTGCTAACTTCGATTTCCCTTACCTACTCGATCGCGCCAAGCACTTGAAATGCACAGGGTTCCCCTATTGGACTAGACTGAAAGGTTTCAAAACAGAGGCGAAGGATGCAAATTTTTCGAGTAAGCAAATGGGCAATCGAGACACGAAAGCCACGAACACAAACGGTAGAATTCAacttgatcttctccaatTGGTTCAGAGAGATCACCAGTTGAGAAGTTACACTCTCAATTCCGTATCCTACGAGTTTTTGAAGGAGCAAAAGGAAGACGTTCACCACACGATGATTACTGAGCTGTTCAACGGTACCCCGGATTCGAGACGACGACTCGCAGTGTACTGTCTGAAAGATGCATATCTACCGCAACGATTAATGGACAAGTTGATGTGCCTGGTTAACTACACAGAAATGGCAAGAGTCACGGGGGTGCCGTTTAATTTCCTCTTGTCTCGAGGACAACAAGTCAAGTTCATCAGTCAACTGTTCCGGAAAGCCCGAGAGCAGCAACTCGTTATTCCCAATTCTAAGCCCCAGGATGAGCAGGATTATGAAGGTGCTACTGTCATCGAGCCGAAGCGAGGTTACTATGGAGTGCCTGTTGCAACCCTCGATTTCGCATCACTGTATCCATCAATCATTCAAGCTCACAACCTATGCTACACGACCTTGCTTAACAAGAGCAGTGTTGAGAAGTTGAACCTGAAGAAGGATGACGATTACATCGTCACTCCAAATGGAGACATGTTTTGCACGACCAAAGTTCGCAAAGGCCTTTTATCCCAGATTCTGGAAGAGCTGCTGTCGGCAAGAAAGCGCGCGAAGAGGGAGTTGGCTACTGAGACCGACTCCTTCAAAAAGGCAGTGCTGAACGGTCGTCAACTCGCTTTGAAGATCAGCGCAAACAGTGTCTACGGTCTGACGGGTGCCACAGTGGGTAAACTACCTTGTCTTCCCATTGCCAGTAGTACGACGAGTTATGGCCGTCAGATGATTGAGAAGACAAAACAAGAGGTAGAAGCTCGCTACACGATCGCCAACGGTTACTCGCATGATGCTGAAGTCATCTACGGCGATACTGATTCCGTCATGGTCAAATTTGGCGTCACCGAACTCGCAGAAGCGATGCGGCTTGGCCAAGAAGCAGCAGACTTTGTTTCTTCAAAGTTCATTGCGCCCATCAAGCTTGAATTCGAGAAAGTATACTTCCCTTATCTCTTGATCAACAAGAAACGATACGCTGGCCTGTACTGGACAAACCCCGACAAACATGACAAGATGGATACGAAAGGGATTGAGACAGTCCGGCGTGACAACTGCCTGATGGTTCAAAATGTCATTGAAACCGTGCTAAACAAAATCCTGATCGACCGAGATCTTGATGGTGCGCAAGAGTAAGTCAATTTATCCTTCAACCCAGCCTATCAAGAGACTAACATAATCTCTAGCTACGTCAAAGCCACCATTTCGGATCTGCTTCAAAACAAGATCGACATGTCGAAACTAGTCATCACGAAAGCGTTATCTAAGCGTAAAGAGGACTACGCAGGCAAACAAGCACATGTCGAACTTGCTGAGCGCATGCACAAGCGTGACGCAGGTTCTGCACCAACACTTGGTGATCGGGTAGCCTACGTCATGATCAAGGGTTCCAGTGATTCCAAGGGCTATGAACGAGCTGAAGATCCCATCTTCGTTCTGGAGAACAACATTCCCATTGACACCAAGTACTACCTTGACAACCAGCTTACAAACCCACTTAACCGTATTTTCGAACCCATCTTGGGTGAGAAGAAGGCAGGCCAGTTGCTCACTGGCGAGCATACCCGGTCTATCACCAAAGCGGCGTCGAACCTCGGCGGGCTGATGAAGTTCGCCAAGAAAACACAGACTTGCATGGGCTGCAAGAAGCCCCTTTCCAGCAAGGACGAAATGGAGGGTGCCGTCTGCTCGAACTGTCGCCCTCGCCTCGGTGAGCTTTACACGAAAACCCTCACCAAGGTCTCTGATCTAGAGGTCCGATTCGGGCGCCTGTGGACTCAGTGCCAGCGATGCCAAGGTAGTCTTCACTGTGAGGTCATCTGCTCCTCCCGTGATTGTCCGATTTTCTACATGCGCAtgaaagcaaagaaagatgTGGAAGATTCACAGAAAGACCTGTCCCGATTCGACTTTGACGCTGGTGCTTGGTAATGAGAGGTAGCTCTCTATTGTATGACTTTCCTTTTTTGTTCTTGAATAGCTGGCTTTTTGAGTGGCACTGTTAGGCCTTTAGCATCAGTGGCGTTGGAGCTTGAAAACAATGTGCAATGAGATTGAAATTATAACAAGCAGCGGCtcgttttttcttttttttttcttttttttggccatcTTTTGCCAGATCCAATGAGACTGTAGGCCGAGTGGAAACACGATCGATAACAGGAACAAGAAATCATCGGACTGAAATAATCAGGTTGAACAACGGATTTCTAGTCAATCTCCAAGAATTTCTCTCTACTTTTTGTTCTCTGTCGTATGTTTAAAGCCCGGAAGCGCGTCATCTGCGAAGCCGAACTCTTGGCGCGGAGTAGCTGCcgatcttcaatttcaccaTGACTTCCAAGTCCAAACCCACCATGAATCCCACAGTGGAGGATGAAGTTGGCGATGCCCATACTAATCCAAATGCCCAACCCAATGCAAATGATATATCAGTCCCATGGTCGGAGGTATGCTTTTGTGGCGCTAGACGCAACCCGAAATATGGACATTTTGATGGGAGCTGTAACTGAccagctttttctttgcgaCCAGATTTTCTCCCGTCACGAGGCCGTTCTCTGCTCCCATCTCGAAATGCTTAGCATGGTGAAGGAGCAGATTGCTCCGGAGGTCAATGGCTTCCAAACCGTCTCGTCAATGGTGAACAAAACAGTGTTGGCGATGAACCAGCTGAAGATAGCTAGAAAACACATGGTGAGTAGTCTGTTCAATTTCCTTTCTCAAATCTCATCACTGACTGTTTCTTGTGTAGATGAGCAGTAGGTTCCACCGAACTCCTCCCCCCGGAAACAAGAAAGCAACCCTACCCCGCCCTTTCACCAAGCAAATGAAAACCGGAATTGACATGATAGTCTTCAGAAACCGCAACACCCTCAACCTCCAGTTCCTCTAACTCTTCCAACCCCACACAATCGACTGACACAGAGGCCAATACCCGCAAGAAAAGACGCAGAATCTCGAGGGACACCGACACAGACCGTCCTGGGGCTACGGACGAGACGCGAGCTCCCAAACGATACCGTGACTCCTCCTTCCAGCCAAGCACCGAGCAAGATGGAGAATTTGTGTCGTTTTCACTTGGAACAGAAGATATCTCCGCAGAAGTCCAGCGACGACTGAAAATCAAGGAGGAGCAACGtttgaaaaaagaaaaccccaAAGCGGATAAACGCAAGCGCGATAGTCTCGCCTCAGATGAAGGTGAATCGCCTATTACATCCAGGCCTCGGAGAAAACGGTTTAGGCTGGGAACTGCGTATCAGAGATCTAGTGATTTGGCGGACAATGACGCGGGTTCTCCGAACAAGAAACGACGCACATCGCCCTAAACAAAATACGGAATGCTTTGCAAGAGATCTTGAGCAATGCTGGTCCGTTACTCGGTTTCTGTGTGCTTCTATCGAGTTTGCGGTTCGTCTACTAGCAGATTCTCAACACTCGGGGAAGAGGCAATAATACTTGTGTTGGGCGATACTGCTGACAGCCCTTCCTGAAGCTCTTCTTCGAAATTATACCTCCTCGGTTATAGTTCCTGATGTCTGTCCTATTGATCGCTGTCCAGGTATGGTTTCTGTCCATCGAATCACAACCCCCTATAAGTAGCCTCTTCTCACGATAGTCGGAAAAATAAGGTACGAGGTTGGTATGAGTAGAGGCATAAACCAAAGGAATGGCTGTGATCGAAACCTCGAAGAACTGTCGAGTGAGAGGAGAGCGTGAGCAAACAGAtgtcaatcaatcaatcaaagttcaattaacctgttacagtctaactagttgcgtatgactatgcaggcgcttttccaaccgaagcaagaactcgagacccaacgccgagcgggatcgctcccagagtatacagatgatgccgaagtgaggagtgcagaatcagcccattcccgtaACCCGTTCAACCCACACCCAAAAACACACATCTTTGCGCGAACCTAATTTTTGAAATTGCACCACAACGCCTTGGGCTACAGCCTCCATTTTAACTGCAAGTTAATTGTAACTTCCGGCTGCATCTCGTGATACCAATCATATATTGGTCCGAGCATGGTGCTACCGGGGAGCGCGTGGCCGCTCCTTTCAGGGGGCCGCGAAAACTCTGCACGAAATACCAACGAGCGCATATTAGATGCAAACTACGACGTGCGCCAGCTGCAATCATATCAGCGGTAACAACTCCGTTAAAGTCCCGAGGCAGGTTTTGGACTACCTGAAAGGCATTCAGGAGCTCACTGCCGACCTCATCAAGAACCCCATCGGCCAGGAATGGAGGCAGCAATTTGAACAGCTGCGCCAGGAGACCAGCCAGATCAAGCAAGACATTCACGCGGCGAGAATTGCTTCATCAAATCCAATCGCAGCTGGATCGAATCGGATCCGATCGTACGTCGATGCGATCAAGAGCGCGCCGCCGCCGACACACTTCCTGTCGACTCACGGTTCCGCGTCGACTAACCCCGCAACGCCCTCTGATCTCCTCCAGGACCGTCAAATTATTGTTAAACTGGGAGATTCTGACGGCATTAAACTGTTTCGTACCCGACAATCCGCCTCGCCGCAGCAGCCAAGAGAGCAGTACGCCAACGAGTTAGAGAGCGGTGGGAGCGGCAGTGGGAGCGGGAGACAACTTCCGCGCCGACAAAGCGCTTAGTGCAAGTGCCGAACCAGAAGACACTTCGACTATACGAAGGGCTGTCGAAGCCGCAATGTGCCATTCTGATTCAGATGCGTACAATGCGGATCGGGCTTCGACatttcttgttcaaaatcaaggccgctgagACAGACCGGTGTCTATGCGACGAGGGCTCGCAGACGCCAAAACATATCCTGATGCAGTGTCCCCGGTATACTATTCCGCGTACAAAGCTTTGGAAGCAATTGTGGGATATTGGGATCAACGAGATGGAGTACGACAAGATCGTTTCGAACCCGCAGGCCACCCGCTACGTGGTCAACTTAATGCACCAAACAGGTCTTCTCCAGCAATTCCGACACGCTAGAAtcgaggacgacgacgaaccGGTAGGCCTCACGGCAATGGATCTAGGTGTGGAAGACGATGGGTATTAGACAATGACGAGAACGAAGCTGTGACGCGAGAAACTCGTCACTGTCTAATACCCATCGTCTTCCACACCTAGATCCATTGCCGTGAGGCCTACCggttcgtcgtcgtcctcgaTTCTAGCGTGTCGGAATTGCTGGAGAAGACCTGTTTGGTGCATTAAGTTGACCACGTAGCGGGTGGCCTGCGGGTTCGAAACGATCTTGTCGTACTCCATCTCGTTGATCCCAATATCCCACAATTGCTTCCAAAGATTTGTACTTACGGGCCATCCCAAGGGTAGAATTCTACGAGACTCTGAGAAGTTGCATAGCAATGAGGTCCATCACCATAGATGGCTTAGGGCCAAGTATAACCCATGATGTTGAGTTGACCCTGTGGCCAGCTGCTAATCAAACGTCACTGGAAGCACAAGGCCGGTTCCAGATCGGGTATAGCTCGCTAGTAGGCCCGATTTTAGCGTCGAGTTTCGGAAACTGTGTTGGAGCAAGAGCTTGGCAGATATGAGATCACAGCCTCTGTGTTGGTGTGTTGGTGTGTTGGTGTGTTGGTGTTGGAAAGGGTCTAAGCTATAGACGTGCTTGGAGCTCTCCCGAGGGCAAGTTCATAGCTCCAAAATAGTACTCTCTTTCTAATAGTTTAACTGGCCATGGAACTTACTGTGAAGACCATATAACTACAAAGGGATTTAATGGGGTTTGAACATCGAAGATAGATGGTCACAATGACATTATGTTCCATATTAGGCCTAGTTgtcaaccccccccccaaggtCTTGTGCGTCGGAAGAAACCCATTATCTGCATGAATCAATGCCCAACCCCTTTTTCCAGTTGGGTCAAATCAGAGTCGAggtctttgtctttgattcGACGCGTGCCCGTGCTCCGACAAAATGTTGCTAGCACCTCGATTGCTACATAATTTATTTCTCTTGCGGTCCAATCGCAGAAGAACTTAcgttcaaaaaaaaaaatcacaaGACGCTCCATAGCTTTTTCCGTTGCTTGAGTTCCACGGACGAGGCAAGAGACTGGCGTGCATCAATTTCTATTTGATGTCCATGTGCCCTCGGCACCAAGTTCGACAGGCCGATTCCACGTTGAGCTCCGGATCTCTGATGAAAGTGCTCAAAGACCTCTATCCAAAATGGTCGAGCCAAAGTTGAGAGAACTACCATGTCTTTGTTCCCTCCTTCCTAGCTAACAATGGCCCATTGTTTGCTTTTCCTTCTCAGTCCCTCAGTCCGATTCCCCTTTAGGCTTGATATAGAACGGCCTGTCCCCCATATAGAATGGGACTCAGTACGATGAAATAGCGACTTGCCTTTATTGAGACATTAGTTGCTACGAATCCAAGGAATCCAAGGAATCCAATATATTCTCTCCGCGAGCGAAGCCAGCATAGTTCCTAGATTAGTTTAGTAGCGGGCCTCCAGCTCGGTGTTATAAACCTCCTGCGACCACCTTCGActcagctttttttttttccttcttcacCTCACGTCGGGGTCATCGAAACATCAGAATCGTCAGAAATCACATTACAACATTCGGCATTTGCCTCGCAAGTGCCTCCAATCCTCTCCTTGAGGTCTATACCCTTCCTTCTTGGATATACATTCCTCCATCCGACGGAGAAACGTGGTCATCGACGGCCATCGACGGCCATCGACAAACAATCTTTCGACCACCCTTGCCATCTGTACTCATCACAGACTCGGTCCTCCTACctccaaagaagaagatcgacGTTCCACTTCATTCAATCCCCCAGTCAACTTTGTCACAAGTTGCCAGGGTCACGGTGTTGTCTTTAATTGTCAGACTTGGAGAGAGTCACCGGCCTCTTGAGGTGAAGTATCCCAGCTGAAGGCAAAACCCAATAGACATAGACATTCC
Above is a window of Penicillium digitatum chromosome 2, complete sequence DNA encoding:
- a CDS encoding Acyl-CoA dehydrogenase/oxidase: MSMFRSAAEISSDSDSDSGSEASQIQERGSSTPRHPPENQSRGSKKDQTKQVPKDSGSADADSSISFGDRSTLPQDLAGVNADQHATVMTAALLEFYCQSRAADILNAQRGSNKPFSRHSPEAQYLGKKLYKFKSQFLSTHGILADGIDKEEMGPSRQNYRDNLDLLSISALEEMNFHEPGARFSKISSGEDRALITKPSTRRPSVEDVESPTLFRRNTEPASSFRKQLPPSKKVDFLPTVPNEPMNFPNPSIPLFGSSPVGVPLFHSPTAPPYNQLSRYSVEFQELKILGRGSFGEVYHVTNHIDGQDYAVKKIPLSQRRLEQLQFGGQNQLEVIMKEIRTLARLEHPNIVRYYGAWVEQAHHSHPPSAEYHPSHAAFENSQNNLSSPDSPNESSMGIVFGYSENSKLESESSSLPEDHSFTESVHRWDSHGTASSNQSKKSSRKGLHEEDDEIESIPRTFHGNTSVGQTSTFGETDDIFTDGLSQDQSKLQVQPRYRPGQQPPAVILHIQMSLHPISLGAYLNPQAAPKYDELSLARRHCFHLLPSLNLVMDIVSGVEYLHSKGIVHRDLKPANIFLSAPDSSTTGTCNTCSSSEASPTQFCCPRIGDFGLVADISHINKPSQGTVTPYREGPKIQRVVGTEFYRPPANLSASPSDPSSSVDYFDEYKIDEKLDVYALGVILFETIYRLNTKMERQFVLSDLTRGSGQDPAERTIFPADFAAKIDHGSTVLDNGTSVADYLMTCIKRMLEPKSKKRWNCQDVKEHLWAMKKAVCRFEETQGTQT
- a CDS encoding Six-hairpin glycosidase, which produces MHLVSKLYDYQRWKALVIPTLVYAVADAVMIYAPALFNSDLAPSDEEVTMVEMSYLVASDILVAGCMLFDQLFLLLPSYVVLILVQTSLLPPACKTLVSMPTQQQWGRQVKEIFEANGGPLRAQEAGADGRGGTGALVSATAWKDVFLFVWGCHVGALHDLLALEGNASVADYTFMPGFSMRIGLVDQLGRGFSYGEGEDDKGNYQYGSQVSPR
- a CDS encoding DNA polymerase, with the translated sequence MPEAIFPPQKRVLGDAANNSNGILKSASAIKKRRLDNEHSVQFTPSSQIARRKIGSTQPQKSQFEEEVLEKLTQDIGDLKENNSEKDQQWERPPLGEFDETKETICFQQIDAEEAMLMGKPAIRLFGVTEAGQSVCLHVTGFEHYLYIAAPVSFTKADCDPYKHFLEQKLGQSFTAISSVQLTMRENIYGFQGNQKSYYIKITVTEPKLAARLRSALETGSGSMNYKGMWSGADGILTFDNIQYLLRFMIDTGLAGMAWVEAMAGKYRLLGQSQRLSNCQIEACVDYTNMVAHPPNGEWAKMAPLRVLSFDIECAGRKGIFPEPNMDPVIQIANVVTRYGETKPFIRNVFVLDTCSLIVNTQILEFEKEEKMLNAWRDFVEKVDPDVIIGYNIANFDFPYLLDRAKHLKCTGFPYWTRLKGFKTEAKDANFSSKQMGNRDTKATNTNGRIQLDLLQLVQRDHQLRSYTLNSVSYEFLKEQKEDVHHTMITELFNGTPDSRRRLAVYCLKDAYLPQRLMDKLMCLVNYTEMARVTGVPFNFLLSRGQQVKFISQLFRKAREQQLVIPNSKPQDEQDYEGATVIEPKRGYYGVPVATLDFASLYPSIIQAHNLCYTTLLNKSSVEKLNLKKDDDYIVTPNGDMFCTTKVRKGLLSQILEELLSARKRAKRELATETDSFKKAVLNGRQLALKISANSVYGLTGATVGKLPCLPIASSTTSYGRQMIEKTKQEVEARYTIANGYSHDAEVIYGDTDSVMVKFGVTELAEAMRLGQEAADFVSSKFIAPIKLEFEKVYFPYLLINKKRYAGLYWTNPDKHDKMDTKGIETVRRDNCLMVQNVIETVLNKILIDRDLDGAQDYVKATISDLLQNKIDMSKLVITKALSKRKEDYAGKQAHVELAERMHKRDAGSAPTLGDRVAYVMIKGSSDSKGYERAEDPIFVLENNIPIDTKYYLDNQLTNPLNRIFEPILGEKKAGQLLTGEHTRSITKAASNLGGLMKFAKKTQTCMGCKKPLSSKDEMEGAVCSNCRPRLGELYTKTLTKVSDLEVRFGRLWTQCQRCQGSLHCEVICSSRDCPIFYMRMKAKKDVEDSQKDLSRFDFDAGAW